The Thermoleophilaceae bacterium genome contains the following window.
TGTCCTTGTGGATCATGCCGCCGAGCGCTGCCGGGATGAAGACGTCGCACGGAACCTGGAGCAGCTCCTCCGGCTCGATCGCGTCCGCGCCGTCGAAGTCGGTGAGCTTCCCGCCCTCGTCGTGCAGGAACGACATCAGCCGCTCCACGTCGATGCCGTGGTCGTTGCGGATCGCCCCTTCCACGTTCGAGATCCCCACGATCGGACAGCCGAGCTGGTGGCTGATGCGCGCCGCCCACGACCCCACGTTGCCGAAGCCCTGGATCACGATGCGCGTCTCGGCCGCGCTCAGCCCGATGTGCGGGCCCGCTTCGCGCAGCATGTAGATCAGCCCGCGGCCGGTGGCTGCCTCGCGCCCGTAGGAGCCCTCCAGCTCGATCGGCTTGCCGGTGACCACCGCGGGGGTGTGGCCGTGCAGCTTCCCGTACTCGTCCATCAGCCATGCCATCGTCTGCGCGTTGGTGCCGACATCCGGCGCTGGAATGTCGCGCGTGGGGCCGAGCACCTTCTCGATCTTGTCCATGAACGAGCGCGCGATCTTCTGGACCTCGTCGGTCTCGAGCTCGTTCACGTTGCAGTCCACGCCGCCCTTCGCCCCGCCGAACGGGATGCCCACGATCGCGGTCTTCCACGTCATCAGCTGCGCGAGCGCGCGCACCTCGTCGAGGTCCACCTCGGGGTGGAAGCGGATGCCTCCCTTGTACGGCCCGCGCGCGCCGTTGTGCTGCACGCGGTAGCCCCTGTAGGTGTGGATGCGCCCGTCGCTCTGCGGGATCGCCACCTGCACCTGCACCTCGCGATACGACGAGCGCAGCACGTCCGCCACGTCATCGCGCATCCCAAGCCGCTCCGCTGCGACGTCGAAGTAGTGCGAGACGATCTCGAAGTTCGAAACGTCCGCGCGCGACGCCGCGGCCGGCCTGCTGTTGGCCGACGTCGACGACTGTCCCGAACCACCCATCCCATCGGCATCCTTACAAGGTGTGAGGCGGAGGCGCAACCCGCCTACCATTAGGGGCCGAGGGGCCTTAGCTCAGTTGGGAGAGCGCCTGCTTTGCAAGCAGGAGGTCGCCGGTTCGATCCCGGCAGGCTCCATTTCTCTTCGGGTTGGGTTCGCTAGGGTCGCGGCCGCATGCCCGAGGAGCGAACCCACGACGTCCCGACCTCTGACGGGCGCAACCTCAGCGCCACCGAGTTCGGGGCGCCGGACGCGCCGCTCGCCGTGGTGCACCACGGCACCCCCGGTTCGGGAGCGGTCCTGCGCTCCGAGGGCGAGAGCGCGGAGCGCCTCGGGCTGCGGCTGCTCGTGTATGACCGCCCCGGATACGCGGGCTCGACCCGCCACGAAGGACGCACGGTTGCCGACGCGGCGGCGGATGTGGCGGCGATCCTCGACCACCTGGGAGTCGAGCGCTTTGTGACCTACGGCGTGTCGGGCGGCGGTCCGCACGCGCTCGCGTGCGCGGCGCTGCTCCCCGACCGTTGCGCCGCGGCGGCGAGCGTGGCCGGTATCGGCCCGGCCGATCAGCCGGACCTCGACTGGTTCGCCGGAATGGGCGAGGGCAACATCGCGGAGATGGGTGCAGCCCGCGAGGGTCCCGAGGCGCTCACGAAGAACCTCGCGGAGCAGGCGGAGGGCATTCTCGCCGTCGGGCCCGAGCAGCTCGCGGACGCGCTCCGCCCCCACCTGAGCGAGGTGGACGCAAGGGCGCTGACGGGCGAGCTCGCCGAGTTCCTCCTCGCGAGCGTGACGAAGGGGCTCGAGCCGGGCATCGACGGCTGGTTCGACGACGACATCGCCTTCCTCGCGCCCTGGGGGTTCGATCTGAGCGAGATCCGCGTGCCGGTCGCCATCTGGCAGGGCGAGCAGGATCACATGGTCCCGCCCGGCCACGGCCGCTGGCTCAGCGGTCACGTGGCCGGCGCCGACGCTCGCATCTATCCCGAGGAGGGACACATCACCCTCACCGTGAACCGCATGAGCGACGTCCACGCCTGGGTGCTCGATCACCTGCGCGCGTAGGCCTTCGCCTCGAGCTTCACCAGCTTCACCAGGTTCCCCATCGCAAGCTGCATGTCGGCGAGATGGAGGCCCCACGCCGGCCCGAGCGACGGCGGCACGATCGGGCGCGGGTCGTTCGCCGCGTGGTTGATCTGGAGCCAGCTCGCACCGCCCTGGTTCATGCACTGCGCCGTATAGAGGTTCGGCACGAACACCCACGGGGTGGGCGCCTTGAACTGCGGCGTCGTGACCGCGGAGAGCGGCCCCGGCTCGGCGATGGTCGGGAAGTAGCTGAGCAGCTTCCCGTGGTCGCCCGACAGCGCCGCGGGGTTCACGCAGAGGATCTGCCGCGTGGTGCTGCCCGGCACCCGCCCGAACAGGGCGTCGGACGGTGGCGTGGTGTCGAAGGTCGAGTAGCCCACCACGCAGCCGATCTGGCCTCCGCGCGTGCATGCGGGCACGTGCTTGAAGTCACCGCCCACGGTCTTGCCGATCGGCACCTGGATGTTGCCGCCGATCAGCAGCGCGGACACGAGCCGTTTGCGCTCGGCCGGCCTGCGGTCGATCTCGGCCCTCACGAGGCGGTCGAGCACGAAGCTCCCCTGGGAGTGCCCGATCAGCACCACCCCTCGCCCCCTGTTGAAGTGCTTGAGATAGTCGCGCCACGCGGCCAGCACGTCCCCGTACGCCTTGCCCTTCCCGATCTCACCCGGATGGCT
Protein-coding sequences here:
- a CDS encoding Glu/Leu/Phe/Val dehydrogenase dimerization domain-containing protein produces the protein MGGSGQSSTSANSRPAAASRADVSNFEIVSHYFDVAAERLGMRDDVADVLRSSYREVQVQVAIPQSDGRIHTYRGYRVQHNGARGPYKGGIRFHPEVDLDEVRALAQLMTWKTAIVGIPFGGAKGGVDCNVNELETDEVQKIARSFMDKIEKVLGPTRDIPAPDVGTNAQTMAWLMDEYGKLHGHTPAVVTGKPIELEGSYGREAATGRGLIYMLREAGPHIGLSAAETRIVIQGFGNVGSWAARISHQLGCPIVGISNVEGAIRNDHGIDVERLMSFLHDEGGKLTDFDGADAIEPEELLQVPCDVFIPAALGGMIHKDNAHLLDCKMIIEGANSPTTPKADEILTEAGVYIVPDVMANAGGVVASYFEWVQNLQHFRWDEREVNDKLGNVMRRAFRDVAERANRDKTSLRVASYELGIERVLAAAKTRGYIG
- a CDS encoding DUF3089 domain-containing protein, giving the protein MRRGILALFVFAVGLVAFASSASAKTVWLCKPGLRHNPCTSSMTATVETSGGPAGTQHAHPSRKPKIDCFYVYPTVSGQPGVNANRHIDPEEKVVAKAQASRFSRDCRVFAPMYRQLTAGGILSHPGEIGKGKAYGDVLAAWRDYLKHFNRGRGVVLIGHSQGSFVLDRLVRAEIDRRPAERKRLVSALLIGGNIQVPIGKTVGGDFKHVPACTRGGQIGCVVGYSTFDTTPPSDALFGRVPGSTTRQILCVNPAALSGDHGKLLSYFPTIAEPGPLSAVTTPQFKAPTPWVFVPNLYTAQCMNQGGASWLQINHAANDPRPIVPPSLGPAWGLHLADMQLAMGNLVKLVKLEAKAYARR
- a CDS encoding alpha/beta fold hydrolase translates to MPEERTHDVPTSDGRNLSATEFGAPDAPLAVVHHGTPGSGAVLRSEGESAERLGLRLLVYDRPGYAGSTRHEGRTVADAAADVAAILDHLGVERFVTYGVSGGGPHALACAALLPDRCAAAASVAGIGPADQPDLDWFAGMGEGNIAEMGAAREGPEALTKNLAEQAEGILAVGPEQLADALRPHLSEVDARALTGELAEFLLASVTKGLEPGIDGWFDDDIAFLAPWGFDLSEIRVPVAIWQGEQDHMVPPGHGRWLSGHVAGADARIYPEEGHITLTVNRMSDVHAWVLDHLRA